AATTCAGGCTGAATTGCATCATCAGCAGATGGCGGATCCAGACCTGTTGGAGGAATCCTCTTCGCTCCTGGAGCCAAGCGAGATGGGAAGAGGTGCCCCGCTACGGCTTGGGTAACGGCAGTTTGTGCTTTCGTCTGTCTTGCGTTAGGGTTGCTGGCTTATGTTTATCCTGTGGAGTCCGTGGTGATTTGAGCACAGTTGTTGCAGAACTTCCCAGACTGGCGCTTGAAGCAGCTCAAGGCTGATCTAAAAGTAGCTGTTGGTCTCCATTCTTGTCCCATGTGCATTAACTTTCCAGTTCATATTTGTGCTTTGCACGTTTCTctctacacaaaaaaaaatgtactagtTTATTTGTAAatctgttctgtttgctttttcagacaCTGAGCTCTCTCAACTTTGTTGAAACCAGTAACTGTGAGCACCTAATGCTCTGAAAAATCTGTATAGTTCTGTATCTTCTTTACTAACTGCTTCCAGGCCGTATCCATACGCGTGTAATTCTTTGTCTGGACATAGACATTTGAGTCAGTGAGGTCTCCTGAAGCATCTGCCTAGAACATAGTCAGTGGTAGCCTTGCCTGGTAAATGCTTGGTGTGTAACGTACCATGAGCCTGTTGAAATGAACAGTAGCAGGTATAGAAACTGTAtgtccaaatacatttttcttctcctttttttttggtagacgTTTTTCTGTTAAAAGTCTTAGCTTTTGGTATAGTGCCactgtttttgttgtagttttatCTCTGTGTATGTagaggatttttcattttgcatcagGAACTAATTTCAAAGCAAGGTTTTTGTCGTTTTCAGTCTGAGGCTAAACTCCAGTCGGTGTCAGTGTTTTGGGTGCTGGGCTGTGTATTCTTGTAGGTGCAGAGCTCACACTCATACCGTCCCCTTCACAGGTTTGTGGCTGGTGTGATCAACCGCGAGCGAATCCCCATGTTTGAGCGCATGCTGTGGCGAGTGTGCCGAGGGAACGTGTTCCTGCGTCAAGCAGAGATTGAAAACCCCCTGGAGGATCCTGTAACGGTAAAGGAAACCATCATTTACAATCGGATTTGTAAAAGGATCTGCTTTATAGATCTAAGCCTGTATCCCTCCAAGAGCTCCATGCAGGCAAACATTTGTGTTGCCTCCCTTCACAGTACCTGCGTGCAGCGCCTGAGGCTCTAATGGCAAatgttttcctgctcttttaaaaaaaaaaaaaaagtgagatggGTAATGAATGCTGTCGAAAGGGGAGAAACAACTCTGAATTTGGACTGCAGCAGGGCATAGCTGCTTCTCTGGCAAAAATGTACAAACACAACTCCTTTGTGCAGTTCTGAATAAGTGGTAAACCTCCTTGAAAGAGAGGCTCCTCTGGACATTCGCATGACACCAGTAGCTCCTTTAATTTGCGCTTGgacctttcatttttcttaatttgttacGCAAAAATTTAAACATCCACTTCAGAATTGTTGGCtttattacaaatataaatagTAAATGTTGTGATTGGGCCTGGTTTTACATACGGAGTCCTCTTTGCTGAGATCAGTGGGACAACGCCTAAATTTTTGGAGCTGTTGATCTTAACGTGTGAAAAGAAGGGCTGTATGTAAGCTGcactggaacaaaaaaaaataggcatGATGAAAGTCAGTGactgcttctgtttctcagaaGGCTGACTTGTTCTCTTGTCCCACCAGCCCCGGTAGTTGACCTGTTGAATTATCTGTCAGCAAGGAGACACTTTGTTCTTATTGTGCAACACTTCCTTAAACTGAGGTTACACCTAATGTAATTATTCTTGAAACATTATGGTAAAGTTTCCTAAGTGAGGTAGAACAATAACTTATCAACAAATGCAGGAAAGGGGAGCTAGCTACCAACATGAAAACAGCTGTGCAAAGAATGTGCTCTTGGCCTCCCTGGAGAGTCAAAGTTGCTAAATTCCATCTTACTTTAATTCACTCTTTAGCTTTTTGCTTGATTCTGTAGGCGGGCTGCCTTCAGTTAGTgatgatagatagatagatatatttCATTGCATCTCTGTTCTTAGgacattttttctcagattttcatgtttattgTTTGCCATAGAATAGATAGTAGGATGATCTAGAATTTTGCTTCGGTAAACACAAGTACAGCTTTAATGTTCTATGCTGTGTCTAAGGAAAGTGCTTTTCTTGTGACTTCATGTGTTAAGGTGCGTTCTTGACTTGCTAGCCAAATACGATCCCTATATGTACAGATTTCAGTGAAGGGAAAGTAGAACTCTGTTGTAATCTGCTGTAATGCTGATTTCTGCAGACAGCTGGGCTATTACAACAcaccctttcttcttttctaggGGGATTATGTGCACAAGTCTGTGTTCATCATCTTTTTCCAAGGTGACCAGTTAAAGAACAGAGTCAAGAAGATATGTGAAGGGTATGCAAGTTACTTGAAAGTCTTACAGCTAGGCATCTCACTGTGTACATAGGCCATAAAGGAACACACTTGGGTGCTTGAAATACACTGAAGTGGCTTAATGTCCGTAGTTTTCAGCTACCTGTTTCATGATGACTGTAGTCTGACAGCAAATAAATCCTACCCTAACTAGGTGAATCACGTTTTACAGTCAAACTGGCTACTCCCTAAGCCTATAATGCTCAACGCAGATGACTGCTTTGTTTGAGGAATACCTTAAACAACAAAGTAAATGTTGAATTCAGGTCTGTCGGGATGTCAGCAGGCAGTATTGTCACAGGGGAGACCAACAATGACTACTTCTAGCAGCAGCTGCATTAGTGTGATAACAGCACCCTGAACTGGGATGGCTAATCAACTGCACAAGAGCGCCTTTGAAATGCTCTCAGTACAGGGAACAGAGGATTTTCGTTcgcttcatttttttctaaacgTTTAGCTTCTGTTTTGGCCTTAAGCAAACTTCTGTACCCATTTGATTTAGCAACTGAAACTGCTTGGCAGGTTTGCTGAACAGAAACTACTTTAAAGGTGCTTCTTGCTTTATTTCCGTGTTCGGTCTCAGCCATCTATTTCCCTGACTGGTTTATTCCTTCCATCTTTGTTACTAAGGAGACTTGCATGTATTTCAGATTCCGTGCCTCACTCTACCCGTGTCCAGAAACACCACAGGAGCGGAAGGAAATGGCTTCTGGTGTCAATACCAGAATTGATGATCTTCAGATGGTAAAACAAATCGGGTcaatgggttttgtttgtttaactgaTAGTTGAGTTCATCTGTGGATCCTAttaaaagaggagaaattttGGACGTATTAAGTGACCATATTTTCAGCTCAAGGTAGCTTGAGaccagcagctcagcagtgcAAGAAAGGTGTTCGGaggctttctgttctgctgttttgtttttcagggctTAGGGTGGTGAGGTGGTTGGATCTTTCCAGAGGGCCGAGCAGTTAATTATACACATGTAAATACAGTGTTAATATAGAACTGTATGCTAGGGAGCAGAGAAGAATATTAATGTGTAAGAAGATACCCTGCTTCCAATTCTGAAAGCATGCTTGTATAATTGTCTGTTTCATCTGcaagaatttaattaaaataaatttaaacttaGTATTTTTATCtcaacttggaaaaaaattggacttagctatttttttctgcctgtcttcGTATTTTCACATTGTGTTGTCCTGAAGAGTTTCTGCTTTAAAACTAAGCTCTTGTGCAGCAGCCTGGGTGTTGGTAAAAAGCAATCACCACAGAAAACTGCTGGGTGCCAGCTCTGAAATATTTGATGCTTGCTTCAAGGAAGAAAGGCAGTATGTcataatacaaaaaaatgtaagGGGTCCAAGAcgaaaataaggaaaaagttCAGGAGCTAGAAGAAGGAATGATTTAATTTGACCACCTTATTTTACACAGAACCTCTCTCAAGCTGGAAGTTGTGTGGTGCAGCTGTTTAGTAATTCTAAAGAATGCAGAAGCAATTTGACTGTTAGAATTCAAAGCTGCATGTGATAGCTGTGCCCTGTGTCCTCACTTTCCCTTGAGTATCAGACTTTCCAGGCTGGGAGTCTGACTTGGCCTGAGTTAGACTTGTTCCAGTTGGAAAACACCCTTAGTAGAAaacactttctccttttcattttttaaaaaaaaaaaaaagtctgtaatgtttttgtgttttcttatgGCGGTGTACACCTCACTTGTAGAACTCTCCTCTGCTCTTTTAACCTGGGTGGAGGAAAAAATTTCTCTGTGATCACAGAACAGTTCATTGTTTGAAATAACCACTGACCTTGGagttggaggaggaggaaggtatTCAAAGATTATACCTGGAAGGAAGCTCTAAAACCTTTTAGCAGAACATATTAATATGGAGACTAAAGCATATATTGCAGGCATGTGGCAGTCTTGTGCATGGGATGGGCGTCAGGGCTCAGGCACCCATCCTCTGGTGGGTAAGCCCTACTTCACTGCAATTCTGTGTGCTGCAGGTTTTGGCCACTGattttgcctcatttttgtCCCGCTTTTCTGTGAAAGGTGCTGAACCAAACAGAGGATCATCGCCAAAGggttctgcaggcagctgctaaAAATATCCGTGTCTGGTTCATCAAAGTACGCAAGATGAAGGCCATCTACCATACCCTGAACCTGTGCAATATTGATGTGACACAGAAGTGCTTGATTGCTGAAGTCTGGTGTCCTGTTGCTGACCTCGATTCTATCCAGTTTGCTCTCAGGAGGGGCACTGTGAGTATCTGCTGCACTGCTCCTGTCTGCTTCTGTTCAAGCTGTCAGCAAACGCAACGTGGattaattgatttttctggAAACCATCCCTTTGGGCTGTTTGAGTCAGTCCTCACAGGGAACAGCTTATTTAACATGCAGGAGTCACGGCTTGTAGCTATAATGCTGTGTACCTTATAAATACACTGTGTAAGTATTTTATATATCTTTCCTTGAAGTTCAGGAAAATGCTGTGatcaggtgtttttttgtgttggAGTCGTTTGGTTAACCTAGCTGTGCTTTGTAGTCCTGCTGTTTTTATATGTAGTgcaacttcctgaagggaggtaTCCAGGACATTAACAAGCTTGCCTTCTGCTCTGGTAGATAATGAAGAGTCAGGTgtcttttcatttgctgttttagtaagaaaaaaaaaaaaagcttctccaTACTAAAAGCGCTTCTCCTCCTGAAACATGAAgtggagagcagaggagattTGGCAGCCTTCTTCAGCTGCTCAAGTATACTTCTTCGTTACACAAGCAGGCTACAAAAATGCAAGCTTGCAGTTTAACAAATACTAACAAGAAAGTGATGCTTTACTCTGTCCTCCCTTGCTCTGAGGATGTTTTCTAGtcctgattttttattttttttttaaacaggagcACAGTGGATCCACTGTCCCATCCATTTTAAATAGGATGCAAACTAATCAGACCCCACCAACATACAACAAAACTAACAAGTTTACCTGTGGCTTTCAAAACATTGTTGATGCTTATGGCATTGGAACTTATCGGGAAATAAATCCAGGTAAATCCATGCTTACAAATGTGACTTCTTTTAGTCATAGTGTTTCTCAATGTTGACTGTCATGTGTGAAAACTTTTATTAGTGAACTTAACACCTTTCAGAAGCAGGGAACAACCCTGGGAATTGTACTGCATGTAAATTGTACTGTAGCAAGTCTGGGCTTACTCGGGTACAGTGCACTAGGAgtgtcatttcttttctcctgcagcaCCGTACACAATCATTACCTTCccatttctgtttgctgtgaTGTTTGGAGATTTTGGCCATGGAATCCTGATGACTCTGATCGCTGTCTGGATGGTGTTTAGGGAAAGTCGTATTCTGTCACAGAAAAGTGACAATGAGGTAAAGAGACGTGGCATGCTCGGCTTTGCATCTAAAGCAGAGTGTTCCAACTTGATTTACTTGCGTCTTCCCCCTCTTCAATTGAAAATGCCTGTTACTCCTTGCATTTGAAATTTGTGAAGCACTCAGACTGACAAGTCTGTAGACCACGGACTGAGTAGCGTCATTCCATAGTCAGATCCtctgattttcctttcagatgGTTGTAGGAAATTATTCctttcagatgttttaagaaaattgttTATCAAGTGCAGTTGGACAGCTAAATAGTTGTAAATACATCACCCCAAAACCTGGTTGGATTATAAAGGGATTCAGTCACTGGAAAACTCCTGGTGTCtgggtgtgtgtgcatgcacgtGTATCTCCACgattcttccttttgctgatCTAGGCTTGGGCTTACAGGAGGCAAATCAGAGTTAGGGTGCGTTGACAGAGCATGGAGAAAGCTAGACTAGGGTCAGCACTGCTTAGTTCCAAAATAATGCTGCCAGCTGGGGGTTTGCATCACTGGGTGGAGTGCAACTTATCCTCTTCAGCTAATTCCAGATTCTTTACGCGCAGTCACGCCACCAACTTATCCCCTGTGTTCGGGTTCTGTTCTCGCAGCATCACCTCTTGCACCCTTAATCCCTGCCACAAGGGAATAAAGACTATGTTTTTAGTCCATGTGGCCGGTGTTGCTTGTTCTGCAGCTGActgattttactgttttgtctGCATGAGAGACTTCCCTTGTTCTCATggactttcttttctcttttttaatatcagATGTTCAACACTGTTTTTAGCGGACGATACATCATTCTACTGATGGGACTATTCTCCACTTACACGGGCCTCATCTATAACGACTGCTTCTCCAAGTCTCTTAATATGTTTGGTTCATCGTGGAGCGTTCGGCCGATGTTCTCAAAAGGCAATTGGTCGTGAGTAAATAGTTGGTAATTACATAACTAATGAGTGATAGCGATAAGTAGGTGACTTATCTTTACCCATCATCCTCCCAAGTCAGTAAAACCAAAACTTCTGAACTCAGGCTTGAGTAGAATTAGAAGAGGGGTGTAAATGTGATACCCATCAAGTTTCAAACcagcttgttttcagaaaattcataCAGAAGCACTTTAACACCGTTCTTCTCATAGATTCATGAGATTCAGGCAAGATTCCTGTCCCCTgaatcttttttccttgtggcACTGAATAACGGGTCAGGAGACAAGTTTGTTACTCACTTGGCAAATCTCTAGGGCCGCGTGGGAACCTTAAAGTTCTCTCAATTTGAGATATTCCTTGCTCTCACAAGGGAAGAATGCTATTACTTTTAAAAGGAGGTCAGCATTGCTTGTGCTAATGTTTATATAATCTACTTATACCCAAACAGAGATGCTCTGCTGGAGACTACTCCTCTGCTTCAGCTGAACCCTGCTATTCCAGGGGTGTTTGGTGGACCATATCCCTTTGGCATTGACCCAGTAAGAGCTCTTCCTTCCTATGCTGTCCTTTAACAACATCTTGCGTAAGCAGAAAAGCATCTGTCCAGTTCATTGTGAAAGATTTCCCCATCCCAGCCATTCCATTAGCAGTCTTTATCAGTGTTGGAAACAGTCCTGAATGATGAAAATGTTCCTAAGAGACGCTAAATGGAGGATAGAAAGACTTGGGGCCACAAAAGGcttctttctcatcttttctaaCCTGCAGCTTTTTAACTGAATCTGGCATGAGACGTAGAaatcattttatgattttttttttccaccttggAGAAAGTTAGTTATCTGTCTTTCCAATCAGTCTTGGAAATGTAAGTTTGTGAGTAATCCTGATGTTTTGTAGCTGCCTATTTCAATAACGCTGCTCCTTGTGCTTAGAATATTTGACAAaaaattttgtgtgtgttccaCATCAAAGAGGAAGTGCAGAAAATCAGAACTTCTATGTGTAATTGCTCATTGAAAtggataaactttttttttgtcaagatAGCAGCCTCTGTGCTCTTTTCCTGCAACTTTTGCCTACCATAAAAACAAGCAAGGCTTGATTCCTGCTCTGATGGTGGGATCAGTTGCTTTAAGTGCTCTTATCAGAAAGATTGTCTGCTTGTTTCCTGAATAGGTATCTGTATGACAAACATCTTTGttaaaagccaaacaaataGAACCCTGCCCTTAGAGCCTGATACTTTCTGGATGGTTAATACTGTTTAGCTTAAAGAGAACACTTTCattcttgtctgttttccttttactcaGTGCTTGGCTGacttggtggtgttttttcacAGATCTGGAATATCGCCACCAATAAGCTGGCCTTCCTCAATTCATTTAAGATGAAAATGTCTGTGATTCTTGGCATTATCCACATGCTCTTTGGTGTCACGTTGAGTCTTCTCAACCACATGTAAgtgctttgttctgctttcctgatgggggtgggaggagaaCTTCTCTGGGTATGATGTGTGTATCTGTTTAAGATGCAGGACTTTATCAGACTTTAACTGAAAGGCAAAATACAACTATTTCTGTGTACATATTACCATGCGTGTTAAGTAGTTAACTGTGTTAAGCCCTAACTATTATAGAAATGTGTAGTCTCTGCAGTTTTGTTCCAGAGGTGCTTTTCCCCTACTCTTAAAAGTTTTTCCCCTACACATACCTAATGCTAactaaatataatttcaaactctctccttttttttctgtagatatTTTAAGAAGCCACTGAACATATACCTTGGATTTattccagaaattattttcatgtcctCACTGTTTGGATACCTTGTTATTCTCATTTTCTACAAATGGACAGCCTACGATGCTCACACATCAAAGGATGCACCAAGccttttaatacattttatcaACATGTTTCTGTTCTCCTATGGTGATACCAGTAACAAGATGCTTTACAAAGGGCAGGTGCGTGCTCTTGCTAGAATAGTAAGATCAGAGATGATTCATGATATTTGTCTTTCTAATATAACCTTATAATAATTGTAAAATCAGGCGTTAAacagttttttcttctgagagagAAGAAACGTGGCATCATTTCCAAAGCCTGATGCTATGTAATGTtgaagaaggaaggaataaTTCCTTTGCAGAGAATTTATATCATACTGAACATAAGTCAGCTGTGCCCACTGCATATTTGGATCCAGATTAATAGTGAAAAGTCATTAGGGATATTGCCCTGCATCCGCAATGCAGTGCCTTGAAGCTTAGCTAAGGTGCTAATGCGACTTCCCCACAGCACTCTGAGGTATCTGCCAAGTTGTCATTCCCTGCAGAATCCTTTGTCTTTTTCCCTAATCTAAACCAGTATCAGCATAAGTAGCATGTTTACGGTCAGGCAAGTTGCAGTCAGTTATCAAGTACAGCTCATGTTGCAGTTCCTGGGGGGGGTGGAGAGTGTGTGAAGCATCCACATACTCTGGGAATTGTCGTTCACTGTTGCATAAGACCC
The sequence above is drawn from the Cygnus olor isolate bCygOlo1 chromosome 25, bCygOlo1.pri.v2, whole genome shotgun sequence genome and encodes:
- the ATP6V0A1 gene encoding V-type proton ATPase 116 kDa subunit a1 isoform X1; this translates as MGELFRSEEMTLAQLFLQSEAAYCCVSELGELGKVQFRDLNPDVNVFQRKFVNEVRRCEEMDRKLRFVEKEIKKANIPIMDTGENPEVPFPRDMIDLEANFEKIENELKEINTNQEALKRNFLELTELKFILRKTQQFFDEAELHHQQMADPDLLEESSSLLEPSEMGRGAPLRLGFVAGVINRERIPMFERMLWRVCRGNVFLRQAEIENPLEDPVTGDYVHKSVFIIFFQGDQLKNRVKKICEGFRASLYPCPETPQERKEMASGVNTRIDDLQMVLNQTEDHRQRVLQAAAKNIRVWFIKVRKMKAIYHTLNLCNIDVTQKCLIAEVWCPVADLDSIQFALRRGTEHSGSTVPSILNRMQTNQTPPTYNKTNKFTCGFQNIVDAYGIGTYREINPAPYTIITFPFLFAVMFGDFGHGILMTLIAVWMVFRESRILSQKSDNEMFNTVFSGRYIILLMGLFSTYTGLIYNDCFSKSLNMFGSSWSVRPMFSKGNWSDALLETTPLLQLNPAIPGVFGGPYPFGIDPIWNIATNKLAFLNSFKMKMSVILGIIHMLFGVTLSLLNHIYFKKPLNIYLGFIPEIIFMSSLFGYLVILIFYKWTAYDAHTSKDAPSLLIHFINMFLFSYGDTSNKMLYKGQQGLQCFLVVVALLCVPWMLVAKPLVLRHQYLRRKHLEGQPVEAQVSTVPNEQALEAAAAATGTHNFGGIRVGNGPTEEDAEIIQHDQLSTHSEEGEEPTEDEVFDFADTVVYQAIHTIEYCLGCISNTASYLRLWALSLAHAQLSEVLWTMVIHVGLSVRSLGGSFVLFFIFAAFAGMTVAILLVMEGLSAFLHALRLHWIEFQSKFYTGTGFKFLPFSFDTIREGKFDD
- the ATP6V0A1 gene encoding V-type proton ATPase 116 kDa subunit a1 isoform X6, which produces MGELFRSEEMTLAQLFLQSEAAYCCVSELGELGKVQFRDLNPDVNVFQRKFVNEVRRCEEMDRKLRFVEKEIKKANIPIMDTGENPEVPFPRDMIDLEANFEKIENELKEINTNQEALKRNFLELTELKFILRKTQQFFDEAELHHQQMADPDLLEESSSLLEPSEMGRGAPLRLGFVAGVINRERIPMFERMLWRVCRGNVFLRQAEIENPLEDPVTGDYVHKSVFIIFFQGDQLKNRVKKICEGFRASLYPCPETPQERKEMASGVNTRIDDLQMVLNQTEDHRQRVLQAAAKNIRVWFIKVRKMKAIYHTLNLCNIDVTQKCLIAEVWCPVADLDSIQFALRRGTEHSGSTVPSILNRMQTNQTPPTYNKTNKFTCGFQNIVDAYGIGTYREINPAPYTIITFPFLFAVMFGDFGHGILMTLIAVWMVFRESRILSQKSDNEMFNTVFSGRYIILLMGLFSTYTGLIYNDCFSKSLNMFGSSWSVRPMFSKGNWSDALLETTPLLQLNPAIPGVFGGPYPFGIDPIWNIATNKLAFLNSFKMKMSVILGIIHMLFGVTLSLLNHIYFKKPLNIYLGFIPEIIFMSSLFGYLVILIFYKWTAYDAHTSKDAPSLLIHFINMFLFSYGDTSNKMLYKGQQGLQCFLVVVALLCVPWMLVAKPLVLRHQYLRRKHLGTHNFGGIRVGNGPTEEDAEIIQHDQLSTHSEEGEEFDFADTVVYQAIHTIEYCLGCISNTASYLRLWALSLAHAQLSEVLWTMVIHVGLSVRSLGGSFVLFFIFAAFAGMTVAILLVMEGLSAFLHALRLHWIEFQSKFYTGTGFKFLPFSFDTIREGKFDD
- the ATP6V0A1 gene encoding V-type proton ATPase 116 kDa subunit a1 isoform X2, which encodes MGELFRSEEMTLAQLFLQSEAAYCCVSELGELGKVQFRDLNPDVNVFQRKFVNEVRRCEEMDRKLRFVEKEIKKANIPIMDTGENPEVPFPRDMIDLEANFEKIENELKEINTNQEALKRNFLELTELKFILRKTQQFFDEAELHHQQMADPDLLEESSSLLEPSEMGRGAPLRLGFVAGVINRERIPMFERMLWRVCRGNVFLRQAEIENPLEDPVTGDYVHKSVFIIFFQGDQLKNRVKKICEGFRASLYPCPETPQERKEMASGVNTRIDDLQMVLNQTEDHRQRVLQAAAKNIRVWFIKVRKMKAIYHTLNLCNIDVTQKCLIAEVWCPVADLDSIQFALRRGTEHSGSTVPSILNRMQTNQTPPTYNKTNKFTCGFQNIVDAYGIGTYREINPAPYTIITFPFLFAVMFGDFGHGILMTLIAVWMVFRESRILSQKSDNEMFNTVFSGRYIILLMGLFSTYTGLIYNDCFSKSLNMFGSSWSVRPMFSKGNWSDALLETTPLLQLNPAIPGVFGGPYPFGIDPIWNIATNKLAFLNSFKMKMSVILGIIHMLFGVTLSLLNHIYFKKPLNIYLGFIPEIIFMSSLFGYLVILIFYKWTAYDAHTSKDAPSLLIHFINMFLFSYGDTSNKMLYKGQQGLQCFLVVVALLCVPWMLVAKPLVLRHQYLRRKHLEGQPVEAQVSTVPNEQALEAAAAATGTHNFGGIRVGNGPTEEDAEIIQHDQLSTHSEEGEEFDFADTVVYQAIHTIEYCLGCISNTASYLRLWALSLAHAQLSEVLWTMVIHVGLSVRSLGGSFVLFFIFAAFAGMTVAILLVMEGLSAFLHALRLHWIEFQSKFYTGTGFKFLPFSFDTIREGKFDD
- the ATP6V0A1 gene encoding V-type proton ATPase 116 kDa subunit a1 isoform X5, translated to MGELFRSEEMTLAQLFLQSEAAYCCVSELGELGKVQFRDLNPDVNVFQRKFVNEVRRCEEMDRKLRFVEKEIKKANIPIMDTGENPEVPFPRDMIDLEANFEKIENELKEINTNQEALKRNFLELTELKFILRKTQQFFDEAELHHQQMADPDLLEESSSLLEPSEMGRGAPLRLGFVAGVINRERIPMFERMLWRVCRGNVFLRQAEIENPLEDPVTGDYVHKSVFIIFFQGDQLKNRVKKICEGFRASLYPCPETPQERKEMASGVNTRIDDLQMVLNQTEDHRQRVLQAAAKNIRVWFIKVRKMKAIYHTLNLCNIDVTQKCLIAEVWCPVADLDSIQFALRRGTEHSGSTVPSILNRMQTNQTPPTYNKTNKFTCGFQNIVDAYGIGTYREINPAPYTIITFPFLFAVMFGDFGHGILMTLIAVWMVFRESRILSQKSDNEMFNTVFSGRYIILLMGLFSTYTGLIYNDCFSKSLNMFGSSWSVRPMFSKGNWSDALLETTPLLQLNPAIPGVFGGPYPFGIDPIWNIATNKLAFLNSFKMKMSVILGIIHMLFGVTLSLLNHIYFKKPLNIYLGFIPEIIFMSSLFGYLVILIFYKWTAYDAHTSKDAPSLLIHFINMFLFSYGDTSNKMLYKGQQGLQCFLVVVALLCVPWMLVAKPLVLRHQYLRRKHLGTHNFGGIRVGNGPTEEDAEIIQHDQLSTHSEEGEEPTEDEVFDFADTVVYQAIHTIEYCLGCISNTASYLRLWALSLAHAQLSEVLWTMVIHVGLSVRSLGGSFVLFFIFAAFAGMTVAILLVMEGLSAFLHALRLHWIEFQSKFYTGTGFKFLPFSFDTIREGKFDD
- the ATP6V0A1 gene encoding V-type proton ATPase 116 kDa subunit a1 isoform X3, with the translated sequence MGELFRSEEMTLAQLFLQSEAAYCCVSELGELGKVQFRDLNPDVNVFQRKFVNEVRRCEEMDRKLRFVEKEIKKANIPIMDTGENPEVPFPRDMIDLEANFEKIENELKEINTNQEALKRNFLELTELKFILRKTQQFFDEMADPDLLEESSSLLEPSEMGRGAPLRLGFVAGVINRERIPMFERMLWRVCRGNVFLRQAEIENPLEDPVTGDYVHKSVFIIFFQGDQLKNRVKKICEGFRASLYPCPETPQERKEMASGVNTRIDDLQMVLNQTEDHRQRVLQAAAKNIRVWFIKVRKMKAIYHTLNLCNIDVTQKCLIAEVWCPVADLDSIQFALRRGTEHSGSTVPSILNRMQTNQTPPTYNKTNKFTCGFQNIVDAYGIGTYREINPAPYTIITFPFLFAVMFGDFGHGILMTLIAVWMVFRESRILSQKSDNEMFNTVFSGRYIILLMGLFSTYTGLIYNDCFSKSLNMFGSSWSVRPMFSKGNWSDALLETTPLLQLNPAIPGVFGGPYPFGIDPIWNIATNKLAFLNSFKMKMSVILGIIHMLFGVTLSLLNHIYFKKPLNIYLGFIPEIIFMSSLFGYLVILIFYKWTAYDAHTSKDAPSLLIHFINMFLFSYGDTSNKMLYKGQQGLQCFLVVVALLCVPWMLVAKPLVLRHQYLRRKHLEGQPVEAQVSTVPNEQALEAAAAATGTHNFGGIRVGNGPTEEDAEIIQHDQLSTHSEEGEEPTEDEVFDFADTVVYQAIHTIEYCLGCISNTASYLRLWALSLAHAQLSEVLWTMVIHVGLSVRSLGGSFVLFFIFAAFAGMTVAILLVMEGLSAFLHALRLHWIEFQSKFYTGTGFKFLPFSFDTIREGKFDD
- the ATP6V0A1 gene encoding V-type proton ATPase 116 kDa subunit a1 isoform X4 produces the protein MGELFRSEEMTLAQLFLQSEAAYCCVSELGELGKVQFRDLNPDVNVFQRKFVNEVRRCEEMDRKLRFVEKEIKKANIPIMDTGENPEVPFPRDMIDLEANFEKIENELKEINTNQEALKRNFLELTELKFILRKTQQFFDEMADPDLLEESSSLLEPSEMGRGAPLRLGFVAGVINRERIPMFERMLWRVCRGNVFLRQAEIENPLEDPVTGDYVHKSVFIIFFQGDQLKNRVKKICEGFRASLYPCPETPQERKEMASGVNTRIDDLQMVLNQTEDHRQRVLQAAAKNIRVWFIKVRKMKAIYHTLNLCNIDVTQKCLIAEVWCPVADLDSIQFALRRGTEHSGSTVPSILNRMQTNQTPPTYNKTNKFTCGFQNIVDAYGIGTYREINPAPYTIITFPFLFAVMFGDFGHGILMTLIAVWMVFRESRILSQKSDNEMFNTVFSGRYIILLMGLFSTYTGLIYNDCFSKSLNMFGSSWSVRPMFSKGNWSDALLETTPLLQLNPAIPGVFGGPYPFGIDPIWNIATNKLAFLNSFKMKMSVILGIIHMLFGVTLSLLNHIYFKKPLNIYLGFIPEIIFMSSLFGYLVILIFYKWTAYDAHTSKDAPSLLIHFINMFLFSYGDTSNKMLYKGQQGLQCFLVVVALLCVPWMLVAKPLVLRHQYLRRKHLEGQPVEAQVSTVPNEQALEAAAAATGTHNFGGIRVGNGPTEEDAEIIQHDQLSTHSEEGEEFDFADTVVYQAIHTIEYCLGCISNTASYLRLWALSLAHAQLSEVLWTMVIHVGLSVRSLGGSFVLFFIFAAFAGMTVAILLVMEGLSAFLHALRLHWIEFQSKFYTGTGFKFLPFSFDTIREGKFDD